Part of the Candidatus Eisenbacteria bacterium genome is shown below.
CGCGGAGTAGAGCACGAGCTTTCCGACCGGAATCCCCATCCCGTCGGCGCCGAGATCGCCGAGCCCGAGGATCCGCTCCCCGTCGGTGACGACGATGCACCGCACGTCGTGGCACGGCCAGTTCTTCAGCACATCAAGGACAAAACCCCTGTCGTTGGCGGAGATGAACAGCCCGCGCGGACGCCGGAAGATGTTCCCGTACTCCTGGCACGCCTTGCCGACCGTCGGGGTGTAGATGATCGGCATCAGCTCCTCGATGTGGCTCATCACAACCTTGTAGAAGAGCCTCTCGTTCCTTCCCTGGAGCCCCATCATGAAGATGTACTTCTCGAGTTCGTTCGGTTTCGCCCGGTAGTTGACGAGAACCCGTTCGACCTGCTCCTCCTGCGTGTGGATGTGCGGGGGCAAGAGGCCGCGCAGGCTGAGCTCGTTCCGCTCATCCTCGGTGAACGCGGTCCCCTTGTTCAACGCGGGGTCGTTCAGCAAGGCGAAGCCCGTGGGGAGCCCGCTCTTGTGATAAACTACTTTGTGTCTCGACCTTTCTTCCATGACGCGTCGGTTCTCCTTCTCCCCCGCCGGCATGAGGGGGCGCCGCAAGAAACGTCGCCAAGCCTTCGTCCCGGAGATCGCTCGGCTCTCGCCGCCGGGGGATCTCCGCGCCGAAGACCTTCTCGATCGCGCGTCCGTGCGGGCGGAACCTCCGCTCGCTCCGGATTCGCCCGCTCCGCACGCGGAGGGCGATGACCGGGTGCGCGATCGCGCGGCCGCACGAGTGCGTCATTATAGCGCGGACCTCCGGAGCCGTCACCGAAGAACGGCGCCCTCGCCCGAGCCGAAACGCCGAGAAGGCCCGCCGCGCAGCCGATTGTCGGAGCGCGCGTTCCGCCGGTGTGCCCTCGAGTGCGCGCCGGGGGAGGGCGCTCCGAGCGGAGGGCCGGCTCTGGGCGGCGACAGGAACGGTGTGGTACGCTCGACGCGTCGTTTCGTCGAACGCGAAGGTGCGCGAATGGAAGAGCGAAAAGACGCGGGCGATCTCTTCGCGGAGCTCGTCGAGATGGTGGCCCATCTGCGCGGGCCGAACGGATGCCCGTGGGATCGGAAGCAGACCTACGAGACGATCCGGCCCCACTTCCTCGAGGAGGCGCACGAGGCGGCGGAGGCGCTCGCCCGCGGCGACTTCGACGAGTTCCGCGAGGAGATCGGCGATACGCTTTTTCTCGCGGCGTTTCTCGTCCGCATCGCCGAGGAGGAAGGACGCTTCGGCATCTCCGACTCCCTCCGCGCGATCCTCGAGAAGATGCGGCGCCGCCACCCGCACGTCTATGGCGACGCGGGCGGCAGAAACGAGCGCGAGGTGCTCGTCTCTTGGGAAGAGGCGAAGCGCGCCGAAAAGGGGAAGAACGAGCGCGAGTCGATCTTGGACGGGATCCCCGCTTCTCTCCCCGCGCTTCTCCGGGCGAGGCGCGTGCAGCAGAAGGCGGCGAACATCGGCTTCGACTGGCCGGACGCGGAACCGGTCCTCGAGAAGATCGAGGAGGAGCTTCGCGAGCTCGCCGAAGCGAGAGCCCGCGGCGAGAGAGAGGCGGTCGTCGAGGAGATCGGCGACCTCTTCTTCTCGGTCGTCAACCTCGCGAGGCTCCTCGAGGTCGATCCCGAAGTCGCTCTGAACCGCGCGACGGGCAAGTTCCGCGACCGCTTCCGCCGTATCGAGAACTCGATCGACGCCGCTGATCCTCCACCGCTCGAGGTTCTCGACCGCCTTTGGAACGAAGCGAAGAAGAAGCAAGGAGAAAGCACGCCGTGACAAGCCGCCGAGAGGGGAACTCGCCGGAGCACCCCTACCGCTCAGCGCCGACAGGACTCCCCGCCGGGCGAGAGCCGGGGGACAAGGAATGAGCCGGAGCACGAGGCAAGTCCGGAGACGATGGCGGATCACGCTGCGTCTCCTTCTCGCGCTTCTCCTCGCCGGCTTCGTTCTTCTCGCTCTCTACAACGCGTCTCCTCGAAACCCCGAGGCGCGGATGGCACCCATCGCAGCGACGGCCGGAGCCGGAGCGCGCGCCGAGCTCGTCGCTTCCATTCCCCGCCTCACCTCCTCCTACCTCTCCGAAGGCATCCTCTACGCGACCGAAGATCACTACCTATATCGTACAGAGCCATCCCGCGAAGGTTGGATCCGGTTCGAGGAACTCGGAAAGCTCCCCAAGATCAATCCCAACAGCGAGGTGCGTGTAAAGGACTTCCTCGCGCGCCTCCGCCTCGTCCGCGACCTTCGACGGAACCGCGGACCGAGCACCCTCGCGGTCTTGAAGAGCGGAACGATCCTTGTCTTCTACAATCATATCTACCGTTCGACTGATGGAGGGAAGTCCTTCCATTCGGTTCTCGACATCAAGAAAGAGGGCATCGCCCTTCCCTTCATGCACGGCGCCGCCGTCGATCGGAACGACGATGTCTACTTCGGCGAGTACGACTGCTCTCCGAGGCCTCACTCGATCCGGCTGTTCAAGGGAACGAAGGACGGGACCGAATGGAGCGTCTTTCACGAGTTTCCATATGGAGAGATCTTTCATGTGCATATCGTTCGATACGATCCGTATCGGGACCGGCTCTGGGTGTGCACAGGGGATCGCGACGAAGAGAGCGCTCTCTTCTTCATCGATGAAGAGAGAATCGGGCTGACTCGGCTGGGCGGAGGCGACCAAGGATGGAGGATTGTCGCCCTAATCCCTGCGGAGGAATGCCTCTACTGGTGCTCCGACGACGACCGCGAGGGGTCGAGCATCTACCGCTATGATTTCACGACAAACAAGAGGGAGCATGTTCGCTTCGTGGGGAAGCCGGGCTACTACGCGACCCGTCTGAAGGATGGGACCTTCGTTTTCAGCACGGCGTTTGAGAACAGGACGGCCTATAGCGAGAGGACACGCGAGGAGCCGACGACGGATCTTTGGGTTTCTCGAGACGGAAGCGACTGGACCAAGGTCCTCTCGCTTATGGGGAAGCCGGGAAAGCTCGGATGGGGAACAAGAAGACCGCAGATCTTGCTCCCCGCGGGGGACCTGGGGAGTGACTACCTGTACGCGACGCCAGTCGCCACGGAGGAAGGGGACTTCCCGCTCCTCGTTTACCGGATTCGTTGGGACTGACACCTTCTGATTCGCGATCCTACATCGATTCAACCGGACCGACCGGACCAAGTCGGGTTGAGGCTCGGATCCTATTCCACGTACCCGAGCGCCTTCAACTCGTCGCGGGTCTCGGGAGAGACGTCCACTTTGACCGAGGGGAGAGCGGCTGCCTCGACCTCCCGAATGATCCGCCTCATCATCTCGAGCATCAAGGAATCGCCGGAAGCGCCAGGAGCTTCCCCCGCCTGCTCCCCGAGATCTCTATCGA
Proteins encoded:
- the mazG gene encoding nucleoside triphosphate pyrophosphohydrolase; translation: MEERKDAGDLFAELVEMVAHLRGPNGCPWDRKQTYETIRPHFLEEAHEAAEALARGDFDEFREEIGDTLFLAAFLVRIAEEEGRFGISDSLRAILEKMRRRHPHVYGDAGGRNEREVLVSWEEAKRAEKGKNERESILDGIPASLPALLRARRVQQKAANIGFDWPDAEPVLEKIEEELRELAEARARGEREAVVEEIGDLFFSVVNLARLLEVDPEVALNRATGKFRDRFRRIENSIDAADPPPLEVLDRLWNEAKKKQGESTP